A part of Saccopteryx bilineata isolate mSacBil1 chromosome 10, mSacBil1_pri_phased_curated, whole genome shotgun sequence genomic DNA contains:
- the ACVR2B gene encoding activin receptor type-2B isoform X2, with product MPFPPSGPAAWRPEEQLWTWSSESESESGDARARGQPLPKGSGRGEAETRECIYYNANWELERTNQSGLERCEGEQDKRLHCYASWRNSSGTIELVKKGCWLDDFNCYDRQECVATEENPQVYFCCCEGNFCNERFTHLPEAGGPEAPTLLTVLAYSLLPIGGLSLIVLLAFWMYRHRKAPYGHVDIHEDPGPPPPSPLVGLKPLQLLEIKARGRFGCVWKAQLMNDFVAVKIFPLQDKQSWQSEREIFSTPGMKHENLLQFIAAEKRGSNLEVELWLITAFHDKGSLTDYLKGNIITWNELCHVAETMSRGLSYLHEDVPWCRGEGHKPSIAHRDFKSKNVLLKSDLTAVLADFGLAVRFEPGKPPGDTHGQVGTRRYMAPEVLEGAINFQRDAFLRIDMYAMGLVLWELVSRCRAADGPVDEYMLPFEEEIGQHPSLEELQEVVVHKKMRPAIKDHWLKHPGLAQLCVTIEECWDHDAEARLSAGCVEERVSLIRRSLNGTTSDCLVSLVTSVTNVDLPPKESSI from the exons GTTCCGGGCGTGGGGAGGCCGAGACACGGGAGTGCATCTATTACAACGCCAACTGGGAGCTGGAACGCACCAACCAGAGCGGCCTGGAGCGCTGCGAGGGCGAGCAGGACAAGCGGCTGCACTGCTACGCCTCCTGGCGCAACAGCTCGGGCACCATCGAGCTCGTCAAGAAGGGCTGCTGGCTGGATGACTTCAACTGCTACGACAG GCAGGAGTGTGTGGCCACTGAGGAGAACCCCCAGGTGTACTTCTGCTGCTGTGAAGGCAACTTCTGCAACGAGCGCTTCACCCACCTGCCGGAGGCTGGGGGCCCGGAAG CCCCCACCCTGCTCACGGTGCTGGCCTACTCGCTGCTGCCCATTGGGGGCCTCTCCCTCATCGTCCTGCTGGCCTTCTGGATGTACCGGCATCGCAAAGCCCCCTATGGCCATGTGGACATTCACGAG GACCCTGggcctccacccccatccccactggTGGGCCTGAAGCCACTGCAGCTGCTGGAGATAAAGGCCCGGGGGCGCTTTGGCTGCGTCTGGAAAGCACAACTCATGAACGACTTTGTGGCTGTCAAGATCTTCCCTCTCCAG GACAAGCAGTCGTGGCAGAGCGAGCGGGAGATCTTCAGCACGCCTGGCATGAAGCACGAGAACCTGCTGCAGTTCATCGCCGCCGAGAAGCGAGGCTCCAACCTCGAGGTGGAGCTGTGGCTCATCACGGCCTTCCACGACAAG GGCTCCCTCACGGATTACCTCAAGGGGAACATCATCACGTGGAACGAGCTGTGTCACGTGGCAGAGACCATGTCAAGAGGCCTCTCGTACCTGCACGAGGATGTGCCCTGGTGCCGTGGAGAGGGCCACAAGCCGTCGATCGCCCACAG GGACTTTAAAAGCAAGAACGTGCTGCTGAAGAGTGACCTCACGGCTGTGCTGGCTGACTTTGGCCTGGCCGTGCGGTTTGAGCCAGGAAAACCGCCCGGGGACACCCACGGGCAG GTGGGCACACGGCGGTACATGGCCCCTGAGGTGCTGGAGGGGGCCATCAACTTCCAGAGAGACGCCTTCCTGCGCATCGACATGTACGCCATGGGGCTGGTGCTGTGGGAGCTCGTCTCCCGCTGCAGGGCTGCCGACG GGCCAGTGGACGAGTACATGCTGCCCTTTGAGGAAGAGATCGGCCAGCACCCCTCgctggaggagctgcaggaggTGGTCGTGCACAAGAAGATGCGGCCCGCCATTAAGGATCACTGGCTGAAGCATCCG GGTCTGGCCCAGCTCTGTGTGACCATCGAGGAATGCTGGGACCACGATGCCGAGGCCCGCCTGTCTGCGGGCTGCGTGGAAGAGCGGGTGTCCCTGATCCGGAGGTCGCTCAACGGCACTACCTCGGACTGTCTTGTCTCCCTGGTGACCTCCGTCACCAATGTGGACCTTCCCCCAAAAGAGTCGAGCATCTAA
- the ACVR2B gene encoding activin receptor type-2B isoform X3 has product MTAPWAALALLWGSLCAGSGRGEAETRECIYYNANWELERTNQSGLERCEGEQDKRLHCYASWRNSSGTIELVKKGCWLDDFNCYDRQECVATEENPQVYFCCCEGNFCNERFTHLPEAGGPEVTYEPPPTAPTLLTVLAYSLLPIGGLSLIVLLAFWMYRHRKAPYGHVDIHEDPGPPPPSPLVGLKPLQLLEIKARGRFGCVWKAQLMNDFVAVKIFPLQDKQSWQSEREIFSTPGMKHENLLQFIAAEKRGSNLEVELWLITAFHDKGSLTDYLKGNIITWNELCHVAETMSRGLSYLHEDVPWCRGEGHKPSIAHRDFKSKNVLLKSDLTAVLADFGLAVRFEPGKPPGDTHGQVGTRRYMAPEVLEGAINFQRDAFLRIDMYAMGLVLWELVSRCRAADGPVDEYMLPFEEEIGQHPSLEELQEVVVHKKMRPAIKDHWLKHPGLAQLCVTIEECWDHDAEARLSAGCVEERVSLIRRSLNGTTSDCLVSLVTSVTNVDLPPKESSI; this is encoded by the exons GTTCCGGGCGTGGGGAGGCCGAGACACGGGAGTGCATCTATTACAACGCCAACTGGGAGCTGGAACGCACCAACCAGAGCGGCCTGGAGCGCTGCGAGGGCGAGCAGGACAAGCGGCTGCACTGCTACGCCTCCTGGCGCAACAGCTCGGGCACCATCGAGCTCGTCAAGAAGGGCTGCTGGCTGGATGACTTCAACTGCTACGACAG GCAGGAGTGTGTGGCCACTGAGGAGAACCCCCAGGTGTACTTCTGCTGCTGTGAAGGCAACTTCTGCAACGAGCGCTTCACCCACCTGCCGGAGGCTGGGGGCCCGGAAG TCACGTACGAGCCACCCCCGACAGCCCCCACCCTGCTCACGGTGCTGGCCTACTCGCTGCTGCCCATTGGGGGCCTCTCCCTCATCGTCCTGCTGGCCTTCTGGATGTACCGGCATCGCAAAGCCCCCTATGGCCATGTGGACATTCACGAG GACCCTGggcctccacccccatccccactggTGGGCCTGAAGCCACTGCAGCTGCTGGAGATAAAGGCCCGGGGGCGCTTTGGCTGCGTCTGGAAAGCACAACTCATGAACGACTTTGTGGCTGTCAAGATCTTCCCTCTCCAG GACAAGCAGTCGTGGCAGAGCGAGCGGGAGATCTTCAGCACGCCTGGCATGAAGCACGAGAACCTGCTGCAGTTCATCGCCGCCGAGAAGCGAGGCTCCAACCTCGAGGTGGAGCTGTGGCTCATCACGGCCTTCCACGACAAG GGCTCCCTCACGGATTACCTCAAGGGGAACATCATCACGTGGAACGAGCTGTGTCACGTGGCAGAGACCATGTCAAGAGGCCTCTCGTACCTGCACGAGGATGTGCCCTGGTGCCGTGGAGAGGGCCACAAGCCGTCGATCGCCCACAG GGACTTTAAAAGCAAGAACGTGCTGCTGAAGAGTGACCTCACGGCTGTGCTGGCTGACTTTGGCCTGGCCGTGCGGTTTGAGCCAGGAAAACCGCCCGGGGACACCCACGGGCAG GTGGGCACACGGCGGTACATGGCCCCTGAGGTGCTGGAGGGGGCCATCAACTTCCAGAGAGACGCCTTCCTGCGCATCGACATGTACGCCATGGGGCTGGTGCTGTGGGAGCTCGTCTCCCGCTGCAGGGCTGCCGACG GGCCAGTGGACGAGTACATGCTGCCCTTTGAGGAAGAGATCGGCCAGCACCCCTCgctggaggagctgcaggaggTGGTCGTGCACAAGAAGATGCGGCCCGCCATTAAGGATCACTGGCTGAAGCATCCG GGTCTGGCCCAGCTCTGTGTGACCATCGAGGAATGCTGGGACCACGATGCCGAGGCCCGCCTGTCTGCGGGCTGCGTGGAAGAGCGGGTGTCCCTGATCCGGAGGTCGCTCAACGGCACTACCTCGGACTGTCTTGTCTCCCTGGTGACCTCCGTCACCAATGTGGACCTTCCCCCAAAAGAGTCGAGCATCTAA
- the ACVR2B gene encoding activin receptor type-2B isoform X1, translated as MPFPPSGPAAWRPEEQLWTWSSESESESGDARARGQPLPKGSGRGEAETRECIYYNANWELERTNQSGLERCEGEQDKRLHCYASWRNSSGTIELVKKGCWLDDFNCYDRQECVATEENPQVYFCCCEGNFCNERFTHLPEAGGPEVTYEPPPTAPTLLTVLAYSLLPIGGLSLIVLLAFWMYRHRKAPYGHVDIHEDPGPPPPSPLVGLKPLQLLEIKARGRFGCVWKAQLMNDFVAVKIFPLQDKQSWQSEREIFSTPGMKHENLLQFIAAEKRGSNLEVELWLITAFHDKGSLTDYLKGNIITWNELCHVAETMSRGLSYLHEDVPWCRGEGHKPSIAHRDFKSKNVLLKSDLTAVLADFGLAVRFEPGKPPGDTHGQVGTRRYMAPEVLEGAINFQRDAFLRIDMYAMGLVLWELVSRCRAADGPVDEYMLPFEEEIGQHPSLEELQEVVVHKKMRPAIKDHWLKHPGLAQLCVTIEECWDHDAEARLSAGCVEERVSLIRRSLNGTTSDCLVSLVTSVTNVDLPPKESSI; from the exons GTTCCGGGCGTGGGGAGGCCGAGACACGGGAGTGCATCTATTACAACGCCAACTGGGAGCTGGAACGCACCAACCAGAGCGGCCTGGAGCGCTGCGAGGGCGAGCAGGACAAGCGGCTGCACTGCTACGCCTCCTGGCGCAACAGCTCGGGCACCATCGAGCTCGTCAAGAAGGGCTGCTGGCTGGATGACTTCAACTGCTACGACAG GCAGGAGTGTGTGGCCACTGAGGAGAACCCCCAGGTGTACTTCTGCTGCTGTGAAGGCAACTTCTGCAACGAGCGCTTCACCCACCTGCCGGAGGCTGGGGGCCCGGAAG TCACGTACGAGCCACCCCCGACAGCCCCCACCCTGCTCACGGTGCTGGCCTACTCGCTGCTGCCCATTGGGGGCCTCTCCCTCATCGTCCTGCTGGCCTTCTGGATGTACCGGCATCGCAAAGCCCCCTATGGCCATGTGGACATTCACGAG GACCCTGggcctccacccccatccccactggTGGGCCTGAAGCCACTGCAGCTGCTGGAGATAAAGGCCCGGGGGCGCTTTGGCTGCGTCTGGAAAGCACAACTCATGAACGACTTTGTGGCTGTCAAGATCTTCCCTCTCCAG GACAAGCAGTCGTGGCAGAGCGAGCGGGAGATCTTCAGCACGCCTGGCATGAAGCACGAGAACCTGCTGCAGTTCATCGCCGCCGAGAAGCGAGGCTCCAACCTCGAGGTGGAGCTGTGGCTCATCACGGCCTTCCACGACAAG GGCTCCCTCACGGATTACCTCAAGGGGAACATCATCACGTGGAACGAGCTGTGTCACGTGGCAGAGACCATGTCAAGAGGCCTCTCGTACCTGCACGAGGATGTGCCCTGGTGCCGTGGAGAGGGCCACAAGCCGTCGATCGCCCACAG GGACTTTAAAAGCAAGAACGTGCTGCTGAAGAGTGACCTCACGGCTGTGCTGGCTGACTTTGGCCTGGCCGTGCGGTTTGAGCCAGGAAAACCGCCCGGGGACACCCACGGGCAG GTGGGCACACGGCGGTACATGGCCCCTGAGGTGCTGGAGGGGGCCATCAACTTCCAGAGAGACGCCTTCCTGCGCATCGACATGTACGCCATGGGGCTGGTGCTGTGGGAGCTCGTCTCCCGCTGCAGGGCTGCCGACG GGCCAGTGGACGAGTACATGCTGCCCTTTGAGGAAGAGATCGGCCAGCACCCCTCgctggaggagctgcaggaggTGGTCGTGCACAAGAAGATGCGGCCCGCCATTAAGGATCACTGGCTGAAGCATCCG GGTCTGGCCCAGCTCTGTGTGACCATCGAGGAATGCTGGGACCACGATGCCGAGGCCCGCCTGTCTGCGGGCTGCGTGGAAGAGCGGGTGTCCCTGATCCGGAGGTCGCTCAACGGCACTACCTCGGACTGTCTTGTCTCCCTGGTGACCTCCGTCACCAATGTGGACCTTCCCCCAAAAGAGTCGAGCATCTAA